Below is a window of Callospermophilus lateralis isolate mCalLat2 chromosome 9, mCalLat2.hap1, whole genome shotgun sequence DNA.
CTGACCTGGTCTCCCTGGCTAGTCTGGTGATTTATCTGTGTCCACACTAGATGATAAACTCCTTAAGCAAGGATCCCTGTCTTAGCCAACCTCATATCCACGATGCCTTGTGCTGTGTTTGACTCTCGGCAAATAAACAATAAGTATCTGAGGATGGAAAAAAGGCAGAAAGAGAGAGGCCGACCATGGAGTCAAGATCATATAGAGAATCTACAGATTCACTAGTGGAGTAAAAGCAGAGGCCAGTGTTAGATGGTCAGAAGACACCAACTCACAAGAGTTGCTTTTGCACATCTCTTCCCAACATTGGTAGCTTAAAATCAGCAATGGTGGAAATATTTAGATCATGGAAATGGACGATTGCTATCTGTCAgggattactttttttttaatatctttatttttatttttgtttttgtttttatgtggtgctgaggatcaaacccaaaccTCACATGTGaggggcaagtattctaccactgagttacaaccccagccccacagggATTCCTTTTTTCAGAAGAGATGGCTATTAGTTACCATCACACCACTAGATAACACCCAGATACCATATAGGAGGAACCGTAGATGTAGTGATTCAGAAGTTgtagacaaggaaagggaccgttGCACAGACACTAGCATGAGATCCCCTCTGCAGAGTCCACACTTTTCAGAAGAGTCGACCAGACCAATGCTCAGTGCCGCAGGccggctggctgcagcaaaataactggggggtgacgaacaacttgtgtagattgatacggcaggagtgggagccgtttattgtaggaccggagtggtatttatacattccacacagcttatctaattaacataaactagatacagcagtcaaccaataaggaatctccacacttaatggctcgctggtgttactttacaaaccactccctctggcattttgccaggcgccatccagacttgtttacagactctaacagctcAGGCCTTCATTTTAAGGGCATtgtttttcctttccctcttctgtttttctctttccctcttctGCTTGTTTCTGCTTATTGTTATCACACCTGGAAAGTGAAGATGCAGATGAGGAGTTGATCAAGAGCAGGCAACAGAGAAATGTAGGGTTAGGATCTcctttaaatttttgaggaaTTTTTTGGTTTGAATCTTTAACTTTTGCAAGGAGCGGGGGAAATGAGAGAATGGTGTTCTGCTTTATGCAATGTGCTTGTGCAGAGGAAAGGGCTGTCGTCCTGCTGTCctgggaggaaaagcactttgaaaTATCTGACTCCTCCCACAGTTAAGCACTATAACCATAACCATTGGCAGGAAGAGTTGAAAATATCTGCACTTCCTCACCTAAGGCAGGCAACAGTCTTAAGGGTTTTTTGCCCACAACCCACCCAGCTCTGTATGTCTTGGTCATACATATTAACATGGACTCAAAATTCAATGAAAAGCAGATCCAATAATAGTTAAGCATGGAAAACACAAAGTTTACGAAACCACAGTATGACCCAATCATACCACTCCTCCATATTTATCCTATAGAATTAGAGTCAGCATACAGTAGTGATAGGTGCATACCtacgtttatagcagcacaattcacaaaagccaaactatggaaccagcctaggtgtccatcagtggatggatggctaaagaaaatgtggtatatatacaaaatggagttttattcagtcataaagaagaatgaaatcatgtcctTTGCAGAAATTTGGATGGAACTTGAGGACATTACGTcagcgaaataagccaaactcagaaggctaaggatcttagggggaaaaaaaataaaaacaagatgggggcgatctcatgaaaatagaagagagatcaggAGAGTATAGGGAATAGGGAAAGAGAgaagaggagggaaggagagataGTGGGAAATAATACTGACCCAATTATATTGTTCTGTACATGTACaagtatgtaacaacaaatcctacatataattataatgcaccaacaaaaaATTCAGGAAAAGTCAAAGTTTAATGAAAATTCACAATCTCCCCAGGGCCCACCTTCAGTCTGATAAATAATAGAGGCTATTACATTACTGAGTATAAGCTTTACATTGACAAAGCCGAAGCTCTTTTATGGGAAGTTAAAGAATTTTTATGCACACCAGTAGATTGTCATAACATGTGCTTGTACCAACAGCACACGTCAGAATTCAGATCCAGCAATGCAGCCGCGTGTTTGTGGTCTGTCCTGGCTGTGGTGATATACCACAGAAGTTGTCCCATGTATATATCTTACATGCAGATAATTTTCAGTGAAAAAACTAAAAGGTCCATTTGAACTGAAGAATGTTTATGCTCAAAAGCAGTAAAAAGGAAGCAATTAACCAAGAAGTatacccttttttaaaatatatacatttattttttagttgtaggtggacacacaatatttttatttcatttttacgtggtgctgagtgcctcacacatgctaggcgagcgctctaccactgagccacaaccccagcccatatacCCTTTTTGAATAATAAAAACTAATGTTGAAACTTAATCCATCATCATGTTTGCAGACATTTTGGGGAAGGTGGGCCAACAAGGCAAATGAAGAAAGCACCTTTTCCTCCATTCAACCAGACGCTGTATTTTGGCTTTTTTATGATACACAGGATGACTTAATTTATTAACTTGGGTTGAAAACTGGTAACAGCAAGTCTTTGTAGTTTAGATTCTTTTTCTACAGCAACTCCAAACAACGCAGTTCCTGAACTATGCTGTGAGCTTGAAATGGTGTTCATGTCAACATTCTAGAAGCATTCGCATATACTCTGACACCTCTTATTAAGGCAGGGAGCAGTTGTTAAAAGCTGTCTTCCTCTTTGCTAACCCAGGCCACCAGCAATTTTAATTGTATAAAAATAAACTGGATGAAACTGTTGTGCCTGGATACCTTTTTAAAGCATTAGCTCCTGAGAGAAAAGAGAAGTCCTAACCAATTGCTCTCATAATAATGACCCCAATACAGTGTACATAATGTCCTTTGCAGCAAACACCAAGAAATCAGGCAACTCTAATCATGATAAatagtttattattatttatatacaaGATATATTTAAAGTTGATTCCAAACTACCTATTGCAACCATAATCCCAAGAAACTGTTCAATTTTAACATACTGAGGGTCTGCAAATGAGAAATTGCCTCAAAGAAGGGAGTGGTTCATCATCTTTTAAAAGTAAGAGGAAAACATCAGAAGGAAGAAAAACACAACTCCCTCTGAAACTCATCAAATCCCACAGCTATTTTCACAGTCTTGGTGGACAAAATCCAGAGCCCTCAATTTCCTAATATAGgaatcctctttctttcttttttcctttctctcttccttccttcctttcttttatcagttgtagatagatacaatttctttctttctttctctctctctctctttctctctctctctctctctctctctctctctctctctctctctctctctctctttctttctttttatgtggtgctgaggttcaaacccagtgcctcacatgtgctaggcaggcgctctactACCGAGCTACTACTGCAGCCCTAGAATTCATTTTCAAGATAACAGTCAAGGTCAAGAAGAGCTTTCGGGCTTTTCTTTGCTGTGGCCCATGAATTCCAGTTCTTCAATGggactctctttctctttcattgCTTTCTGAACATGCTGCCGGTAGCAATTGAAGAGATCCGTGCACCGGTCCCTGGAGCTGTCTCCCTTGAGGAATTTCTCAGCAAAACAGCAACTGAAGCATTGGTTGGACTTGTGCTTCATATGGGTGCATGCCTCCCTGACGCTGTTCATGGCTATGGTCAAGAAGTACATACTTTTAAAACAAGGCAATTAGGGGAATAAACCTAAGAAAAAGTGTCACAAGTAGGTCAATTCTTAATTCTTAAGGTATAATTCTTAAATTTTGATTTAAAATACACATTCTGAGTTCTTTTctacaaatttaatttaaattttaaaaccaaaATTTTCCAAGGAAATTATGAAGTGGGATAAAATATTATATCACAGTTAAACTTGGCTATTAGAAAATCAGTGCATATATTAATCTACACATTTTAGAGTTTaaattttgatatatatatagatatagatatagatatagatatagcatttttatgtatgtatacctctattttatttatttttttatatggtgctgaaaatagaacccagtgcttcatatgtgctagataagtggtctaccactgagccacaaccctaaacTTTGATATATCTttgatatttctttatttatagtTTGATGCTTAGGCCATTTATGGAATGTACATAGTGTATCATAATACCAGAATAGGAAATCATAGTTTAAGTATCTAATCTAATCACTCATATTCTCTACTAGATTGTTTAAATATTCATTGAATCCCTTAAAAAATGAAGTTATTTAATAGCTATTTATATTCCTAGATAAAGGTTTTTCAGGTAAATATTCAGTTTTCTGTTTggtctgggggtgtggctcagaggtacagcacttgcctagcatgcaccaggccctgagttcaattcccccagtactatgacaaaaataaaatttaaaaaaataaatgtcagaaggacacagtggcacacatctgtaatctcaacggcttgggaggctgagacaaaaggatcgaaagttcaaagccagccttatcaacggtgaggtgctaagcaattcagtgagaccctctcgctaaataaaatacaaaatagggctggggatgtggctcagtggttaagtgcccctaagttcaattcccagtaccaaaaaaaaaaaaaaagtaatatgtcTGTTTCATTGATGAAAACTCTAGTTAACTGACAGTCAAAGCTACTCAATAACATCTGGGTGAAAATGTTTACATTCAATGATGAATTAATACTCCTATCTTTTATATCCTACTCAACAGTGGGTTTTTCCAGATGGTAGGGTTTGCAGATTAAATTCAAAATGTAGTTAACTTTATTCTATTATTCGACTTCTCATAATACAGACCaagaaaataattctaaaaatagaaaaaaactcaTGTTCAAAGATGTTGGCCTCAGCATTATctataattgaaaaatttaaagtaACCAAAATGTCCAACACGATAGGAACACAATCTTGAGTTCACCAGCTCCATGGAGTGACTTGTGAAGTGTGAAGATCATGGTATCTGGAACATATCTTGCCTAAAGTCAAGACCAGAtatcttttctttgttttgtttttgttttttctttttagagagaGCAAAAGGGCAAATGGTGATTTTTTGATACTGATCTCCTGTGATTCATTCTCCTTTGGAAGTTCTGAAAAGTGTAGTCAAGTCAGTATAGATATTTAAGAAGACCCTGTGGTTGCCTAGAGAGAAGGGAATATGGCAAGAAACACACAGTTAATTCCTCTTTCTCCATTCATTTATGTTCTCTCTAGGCTCACATACTAGAAAAGATTTTTGGAAACATAAGAGTTTGAAAATGTAACAGTTCATTAAAATATAgtataaatgaaatgaaatgcaCCGAGGCCAAGAGGCAGGAGCCTAGAGGTCACCAGAGCAATGGCGCTCACCAGGGCTGAACGGCAGCCTGGGGGAGCTGGACAGGACCACACAGAGCTGACCACAGTTACCCATAAAGTTTTAAGGAATGGACAACGTGCAGTTGCTGATCCAGTCAGAGGATCTTTGCTCACTTCATCATCTGCTTCCTACATAAGCTATTCCTGAATGGGAAACAAATGCAAGCGCGTCAAGTCTGGGAACAGATGGTGCTTCTGTATGATGAAGAAAAAACGAGGGTGAGACGGACAGCAAGCAAAAAAGATGGGCTCTCTTCCCCTGCCCCCTGTCTGCCCCGCTTCCTCCTCAGCTCCTCCCACCTTTGTGAGGATGAAAGATGCTATAGGTTAGAGAGACAGAAGACAAGGCTTAACCCTAAATCCCCTTTGTGCACGTTAGTAGAGCTCTTGTCTCCCAAAGTAAAATAAAGAGGCCAGGGCAGCTGTAAAATGGCAGCGAGGCCGGACACAAAGAGCTCAGGGCATATGGTGACCTTCCTCTCTCTGGGATGGGTTGAGCCTCGCTTGTCATGCTGGGGGGTTGTTGTGAAATATCATTTGGATGCTATTGTTTGTCTGAggcccagggggaaaaaaaaatgtgactgtcTTGCTGAGCTGGAGGGAAGAAGAATCTAAAAAGGATTTATGGAAATGCCTGGAAATTTTGCCAAAATGTCAGTGTTTTAATTGTCTGCTGAATCGCATCTGAGGCGGCTCTCTCTCTGTGGATGGGTTTGCAAGTGCAAGTGGATGTTTATTTTCCTACTTGTTCTCTGGTCTTCTCAGCCTTGTTTTGGATCCGGATTTGGATCTGCGGTCTTACAGTAAAAGTGGTGTGGTATGTGTTATCATGGACGTGGCAGGCTATGGTGACAAGAGGCACACAAATTAGATTTTCCAGAGTAGTTCTCATTTCGAATGCTCTGTTTCTGGGACTATTAGTACTTGTCAGACCATATGTCATCCAGGTTTTGGATGCCAAAAATGAATCAGTAAAGGTCGTTGTTTATTATAAAACAAGTACACAGTAAGCATGAAGAAACATtgggggaaggaagaaagaaggcagggagggagggggaaggtgggagggagggggagggtgggagggagggagggagggatgatcAGGATGCACAGGTAGAGTCACAAAGCTTAGACTTAATTCTAACTTTACCATGACCTGGTCGCGTGTGTGGCACTTGGCCAAGAAAAGTAAGTTTCTGAGCCTTTCGTTTCTTCGTCTAGAAAAATGTCTGGACAAATcaatttatttctgaaatccatccaaCTCTATAGTTTAATAAAAGAGGGCTTTACCCAATGCTTTTAAGCCCCTTTCCTTGGCTTTTTGTACAATGAGTTCATTGTGACTAATCAGATCGACCAGTCCTCTAAGCAAACGTGGGCTATAGCACCTAAGTATCTCTATCCTACATAGGTGGCAAGCCCAACACTGGAAGTGGCTAAAAGCACAATCTTTAATTGGGGCAAGGGAGGGGGACACTGCAGAAACAGAATTATTTAGACTTATTGCATTTCTTTCAGGAGAAAAAGGAGTATTATTTTTAGGGCAGAGGAGATTCCAATTTGCAGAGGCAAAAGTTAAAGGAAATTTAGTTAAGAATTTGAATAAATGATTTAAGAAGAATATACTAAAGTGAATCCAAAAAAATATCAAAGTGAAATATGAGAAATTTGGAACTTGCACAGGGTtgttttataatgaaaaaaagacATCTGAACTTACAGTCAAAGAAAGAATGCCTTGTAGTTAACTGCATGCACTCAAAATGTGGTCCGACTTAGAAGACAGGAGAAATActctggaaaatatttttttgattCCCATATTTAATAGTGCTGGAAAGAGTACTGTCATCTCAGGCATGAGTTAAGTAAGAGCTGATAGAGATATAAGAAATGCATTCCTTCACAGCCCATGAGTTCAGATGAGCCCTCAGAGCTAAGACAGAGGTAAGAAACCACAGGCCACAGCAGCCCTGGCCGTGCCAGTACCACAGCCTCTCCCTTAGCAGTCTTGGTCCCAAAGCAGGCTGAGGTGGAGTTTTCCTCATGATTAAGAAGCAGGAAGCAAGGAGACTGGGGAATGAGGTCTGTGGACAAGCATATGCAGGAGACTTGGGAGGAAAGGAGGCTCACCTGTCCCAGGAAGGTATACATGCAGCAGAAAGCCAGTATCAAGCAAGCAGTGTGTACTACTGGCTACATTAGCCACGGTTATCTTTTCAGTTGCTTTTAGTTAActtcttctgtttttattcaatgatttTTCTTGATCAGTTGGCAAACAGTTAAGTAAGTTTAtataaagtgatttttaaaaaaagaattgatcatttaaaaaaaaaaaaaggaaaagaaaaaggtacagtggtgcatacctgtgatcccagctacttgggaggctgaggcaggagaattgtaagttcaagaccagtctccttaaaataaacaataaaaaggacctgggatgtagctcagtggtaaagggcctctgagtttaatcctcagtactacaaaaaataaattttaaaatatgaaaggaaaagaataagaaaggaaagaaggaaggaagagaaacagGGAGGGGGAGATAATGCATCATACCCCTTCTGGACCCTTATGTAAAAATgtctttatatattctaagtcCAGGCTCAAAGCATGATCTGTTGCTGAAATTCTTGCCTATGATCCAGGCCAAGAGAGCTCACTGCTGGTCACCAGGACATGAATCTGCACCTGTCTTTACTACCAGTTGAAGTTCTTAAGGCAGCATCTAGGAATTGAAACCAAACAAAATGACTTAGTTTTCGTATGGCACTAAAGTGTGACATAAAATAGTGATTCTACTACTCTTCACCCTCTGCCTGATGAATCCCCTTCTTCCTTAGAAAAACTTAATAAAGGCCAGGCATTGTGGTGCACTCTTCTAATCCCAACTATTTGTGATgtttgaagcaggaagatcacatgttcgaggccagcctcagcaacttagtgagaccctgtctcaaaataaaaaatagaaaaggccagggatgcaactcagtggtacagcacttgcctggcatgtgtggggtactgggttcaatccccagtaccaacaacaacaaagctACCCACCTTAGAGTTAGTACAATTTTGTTTGCTCTCCTACTGCTCTAAATATCTGTTCTGTCTGGAAGAATATAACTGTCATGTCTTGAACACTTTCTGGGTAGTAGTCTAAGCACTTTAAACCCATTAAATTTTTTGACCCTCCTAGTAACTCCTTCAGGAAGTTTCTAAATATtagccccattttacaggtggAAAAAATGAGGCAAATGAGGTTTAGTGATGCCATGGCCACATGACAGGAATCAGTCACAGGCATTGCGACTCCAGCATCTGTCTCCTTAATCCTCACACTGTGTGATGTAGAAGATTTTTTGCTGGAACTAAGTCTCTTTATTTTAGTTTAAATTCTTCCTCATTAAACCACATGTAATGCTTCTTCTACTTTTATTTCTTCAATGAAATCTGAAATCAGAATCAGGTAAAAAAAatcaggagatatatatatatagagagagagagagggagagagagggagatatatatatatatatatatatatatatatatatatagagagagagagagagagagagagagagagagaagttcaaACAACTTCAAGTCTGAGAATGCTTTGGaaacatatttgttcattttaaagGATTTTCAGCAAAAAAAGTTAGTGTTTTTAATCTCTACTCCCACATGTTTAAAATAAAACGCTTTTATTAGAGCAAGTCATTGAAATAAGATGCAAAtagtttgaaaaaaaagaaaaggaaaaaagactcCTGAGAATGACCTTGTGCCACTGTCTCGGAAGAGAATGGTAAGTAGCACACAGATATATAAGCagttttttaaatctaaaaaaaaaaattaatttggggGTTTAATTCAGATATTGTCCACATATATCTCTCATCCATAAGGATAGCCACTGGGAACGTTTTGAAGCACTTCTTCCAGtaaacattaatatttctaaCCACAACCATATTGTTTACATAATTTAACTCTTGAACTGTGAATGTTGTTTTGAGGATTGGTTGTTTTGGTTGTctgttctttgtttgtttgtttaaggaCTTTGTGCCATATAGCCTTCATAGCCTTGGGAGAAAGTGATTGCATTAATATGTCAAAAGAGAATACCCACAGCACCAAAAGAGCagaaggtccttgaagaaattaGCTTTGATTCCAGTGCAAGTCCACATTCAGCATCTCACCATTTCGCCTCATAGCAAGGGCCACTGCAGCCCCAGAACAGTTTGCCAATCAAAAAGCTAGAGCCTAGTTAttgaaataaaccaaacaaaaatcTAATCCTGCAAGAGTTTCGAGGTCCTGAAAATGAACAAAGGAAATCAACCACTGCAAATGTCTGAGTTTTAAACTTTTAACCCAAGGTTTGACCCTGTGGAGATACAGCCTCATTTGATCATTTCCTTTCTTGAGTTATTTTAATATGCTTGGTATGACATAACCACTACCAGAATACAGTTCAATGCACTTGTTTAAAACATCTTAAGATGTTGAATTGGAATGAGAAAACAGAAAGAGGCCAGTACAACCCACCATGGCATTCTAAAGCATGAGAAGTTCATAGAAAGGAAGTTCATAAAGTTCACAATTAACTAAAAATAGTTAATTAATAGAATTAACTATTAATTCTGTCAAGGACATCCACTTTTTATTGTATGTCCTGCAGTGTAGATGACAGAATATCCAATGATTAGGAATTATTTGGTTCAGGTAAATGTACATGACTTACACAGATGCTCAATGTAAGATGGGGTTGTGTCCTGATAAACCCCTGGTAAATTGAAAATATCAAGTCAAAAACACATTTAATGTAAGCCAGGCGTGCAGGcgtgtacctgtaatcccagcaactcaggaggctgaggcaggagaatcgcaagttcaaagccagcctcagcaacttagcgaagcactaagcaagtcagtaagaccctgtttctaaataaaatacaaaaaagggttggggatgtggctcagtggttaagtgcccctgggttcaatccctggtaccaaaagagaaaaaaaaaaaaaaataacacacatacacagattTAATGTAGACTGACCcagggtttcttttcttttcttttttttttcttttgtagttgtagacagacagaatgcctttattttattagtttatttttatgtggtgctgaagatcgaacccagtgcctcacacatggtaggcaagtgctctgcctctgagctacagccccagccctgacccAGGTTTCTTAACCTGGCTGTTGATTAGAATCATTGAGTGGTTTTCTTAAACATACTGATGGCCTGGTGCCAGCCAAGACCAATTGCTTCAGAATCTCTGCAGGTGGA
It encodes the following:
- the LOC143406724 gene encoding TP53-regulated inhibitor of apoptosis 1; its protein translation is MNSVREACTHMKHKSNQCFSCCFAEKFLKGDSSRDRCTDLFNCYRQHVQKAMKEKESPIEELEFMGHSKEKPESSS